Below is a genomic region from Streptantibioticus cattleyicolor NRRL 8057 = DSM 46488.
GAACGGCTGCGCGCGCGGCTGGCGGACGCCGAGTACGCCGCCGCCACGCACGCCCTGGCCGGGGTCGCCAAGGGCGTGCTGATGGAACGCCTGGGGTGCGACCAGGCCGAGGCCACCCGGCAGTTGGAGCGGCTGGCCCGGGAGAGCGGGCTGCCGCCGGCCGAGTTGTGCGCCGACATCGTCGGCCACTCCGCCGTACCCCCGCAGGCCCCGGCCCGCGGCGCCGGCGCGCTGCGGACCGCCGAGGCCGGGATGCTCGCCGCCGACGACACCCGGGCCGCCGCCCGCGTCCTGCTCGACCAGGCGCTGGCGCCGCTGGGCGCGGTGGCCGTCGCGGTGTGGGCCGCCGCCCCGGACGGCACGCTGACCCTCGCCGGGCAGGCCGGCTTCCCCGGCGCGGAGGAACACCGCTGGTGCCATGTGCCGCCCGGGGTGACCACGCTCGCCCGGCGGGCGCTGGACGAGCGGCGGGACGTCCGGGTCACCACGGCCACGGCCGAACCCACCATCGGGGCCGGGCAGTTCACCGCGGACGCCTGCCGGGTCGTGGTCCCGGCCGAGTACGCCGGGCGGCTTCTCGGCGTGCTGGAGGTGTGCTGGCCCGGCCCGGCCGGTCCGTTCCCGCCCGCCGTCCACCGCCAGCTCCGGGCCCTGGCCGAGGTGTGCGCCCACACCCTGACGACCGTCCCGGCGACGCCGTCCGCCCCGTCCGCCCGACCGGTCCCGGCCGAACTGGCCGCGCTCGCCGAGGCGTTGCCGGACCCCGCGCTGATCCTGCTGCCGCTGCTCGACGCGGACGGCACCGTCGCCGACTTCCGGATCGCCCACGCCAACGAACGCTTCACCGACCCCGCCGGCCGGCCCCGTACCGCCGTCACCGGGCTGCCGCTGCTGGAGGCGTACCCCACGGCGGCGCGGGGCGGCGGCCTCTCCGAGGCGGCGCACCGGGTCTACGCCACCGGTGAGCCGCACCACGGCACCCGCGTGAGGCCGGCCGCACACGCCCCCACCCTCACCGCGGGCATCGGCCGAGTCGGCGAGGCCCTGCTGCTCACCTGGCGCCCCGAGGACGACACCACCGCGCGGACGGCCCTGCTGGAGCACGCCCAACGCCTCGGCCGGATCGGCGGGTTCGAGGAGAATCTGATCACCGGCCGGATACTGTGGAACAGCCAGCTCCACGAGTTGTTCGGACTGGAGCCGACCGCCCCGCCGATACCGCTGACCCGGCTGCGCGACCACGCCCACCCCGACGACACGGTGGCCCTCTCCCGCTTCCTGCGCACCGTCCTCCACCACCAGCGGCCCGCCTCCACCGCCTTCCGGCTGCGCCGCGCGGACGGCGTGGTCCGCCACCTGCGGGTGGTCGCCGAACCGGTGGCCGACGGCGCCGGGCTGCCCACCGCCGTCCGCGGCGTCTGCCAGGACGTCTCCGCGCAGCACTGGACCGAGATCGCGCTCGCCGCCACCCGCGCCGAACTCGCCGACGCCGAACAGCGCTCCGCCGAGAGCGACC
It encodes:
- a CDS encoding SpoIIE family protein phosphatase — protein: MTVPDPAPPDDGPPRATDPLDPGPADEAARLAATVERLRARLADAEYAAATHALAGVAKGVLMERLGCDQAEATRQLERLARESGLPPAELCADIVGHSAVPPQAPARGAGALRTAEAGMLAADDTRAAARVLLDQALAPLGAVAVAVWAAAPDGTLTLAGQAGFPGAEEHRWCHVPPGVTTLARRALDERRDVRVTTATAEPTIGAGQFTADACRVVVPAEYAGRLLGVLEVCWPGPAGPFPPAVHRQLRALAEVCAHTLTTVPATPSAPSARPVPAELAALAEALPDPALILLPLLDADGTVADFRIAHANERFTDPAGRPRTAVTGLPLLEAYPTAARGGGLSEAAHRVYATGEPHHGTRVRPAAHAPTLTAGIGRVGEALLLTWRPEDDTTARTALLEHAQRLGRIGGFEENLITGRILWNSQLHELFGLEPTAPPIPLTRLRDHAHPDDTVALSRFLRTVLHHQRPASTAFRLRRADGVVRHLRVVAEPVADGAGLPTAVRGVCQDVSAQHWTEIALAATRAELADAEQRSAESDRLALQLQRAIMPPEPGPKEVAGLEIVVRYRPAQAEHLVGGDWYDAVRLPDGRVLLAVGDVAGHGIGAVTGMVALRNALRGLAATGAGPARLLGWLNSVTHHLTERVTATAVCGVYHPGRQVLTWARAGHLPPLLVRDGVATALPRVPGLLLGAVPRTRYREHTLELRSGDTLLMYTDGLIERRDRSVDHSLRQLLGAAQHPRPGLADQLDHLLLHSKADTDDDTCLVGVRLP